GTTACTTGCTTTAAAGGAAGCTCAGACGCAAGGGCTCCAGGAAATAACCCCGATGTGCATACTCTTGGCAATCCTCCGAGTGCCGGACAACCTACCGACAGAGGTTCTCACTCGGCACAACATAAAATACGAAATGCTAAAGTCCATGCACCCAACTGTGTAATGAAGGTCGTTTTTTACCGCCACTTCCAATAGGAGCTGGCGGTTTTTTATACCAAAAGCCACCGGTTTTCCGGTGGCTGTAAAATCGTACTCGTGAAACTTACTCCGTTACCTCACTCTGCGCTTCTTTGAAGAAGATGCGCGTTGCCGCTAGCTTTTTCGTGTTGGAGGTGTAGGTTCCTAATACTTTCACCTTGTCCCCAACAGAAACGTCGGCAAAGGTTCGGAGACCGTTCTCATCCACGTATTTTGTGCTGGCAGTGGTGGTAACGGTTACATCGCCAAACTTCTTGCTGCTCACGCGCAGAACAAAAGTTTGCGCTGTAGCATCCACGGATTTCACCGTACCCGTGAAGTCCCCAAACTTAATGGTGAGGGTGTTGTTGCGGATCACGTTCGCATTGAGGGTGTTGGCCGTTGCTGTCCGTGTCCCCCGCACTTCCAACTTGTCGCCCACCAGAAATTCTTCAATCGTGGCCTTCCCCATGTAGCGTCGGAAAAGCTTGGTGGCGCTGGTAACGTTCACGGTCCAGGTCTCGGTGGTAGTTTCAGTGCTGTCAGATGTGCTGGCGCGCACCGAACTGCTGTGAACTTTCACCTTCCGTTCAAGGGTCAACGTCGCTTGTAGGCCGCCGTTGGTGAGAGTGATGCTGGCAATGGTACCCGAGATGGTTTTCATGTCCACCACCACGCGGTCTGCGTCAATGCGGTTGCTGGACTGGCGCCAGAGCCCAATGACTTTTGCACGTTCGCCATTCTTCAAACCAGCACAGGTTCCCACTTCCCCACCCCGGGTAATTTTTGTGGTGCTGGAGAGGTAGACAGTCTGCTGCACTCGCTTATCAGGCAAAAAGGTGAACGTGTTGTTTACACAGTCCGTGGTGACAATGGTACCTTTAAACGTGCCACCAACGCGTTGCATAGTCCAATTTTTAACGCGTGTGGCGTTAATGGAATTTGCGGCGTCGTTCAAGGCAGTGCCGCGCACTTCTACCCGATCACCAATGAGAAACTCCCCCAGATCGGACGTGCCGTTGTACCGACGGAGAATTTTCGCTGTGGTTGGCACTTCCACCGTATAGGTGGTGGCTCCCACGAGCAGGCTGAGCGTGGACGGCAACGCAGTACCGCTGATGGCGGTAAGCGTCCCGGTAACGGTAATACTCCCAGCGGCTGGCTCACTGGCCGCTTGGGCTGGCGTGAATCCGCCAAAGACGGTCGCCAAAGCAATGGCGCCTGTCCCGATAATTGCTGCGACTTTTCGCATAGGCTTATGGGGTTAGGGGCGAGGTGGGAAGTAGTATAGCACACCCCTAAAACCCAAGGTTTTTAGCCAATTTCGTCCCGCTTCTCCCGCAAGAAAGAGAACCACTCTTCAACGACTTCCACGAAGATTTTGAAGGGCGCTTCAATGATGAAATCCAGAATGAAGCTGAAGAGGTTGAATTTGGGAATTTTCTTGGAAAACCACCGGCCCACCCGGAGAATGGGGAGGGAGAAGAAATCCAAGAGGAGCATGAAGAGATTTTCTCGTCGGTCCAGGATAACCAAATCCCGCACCACCAGCCGGACGCGCATGCCAAAGAAGCTGATGACCGAGAGGAAGAAGAGGAAAATGAGAATGCTAATCCAGGTGAATTGCAAAGACAGGAGCAGCCAAGCAATGCCGCCGAAGCTCAAGACGAACGTGGCCAGGTAGGCAAGCGTGAACACGAAATTTGTTACCGAACGACGGCGACGCGGCCGGTGCTTTTTCCCAAACACTTGGCGTGGTGAACTTGGATTCAAAATTTCACGCACGGCAAGGACCACCCGTTCGGTATTCTCTTTCCCCGGGACCACGGCACTGAGCCCAATGAATGCCATGAGCACCGGATGGAAGGTGGCGTTGATGTAGAGCGGGAGCAACGCATGGTTCCGGAAGAAGAGCAGTTCAATGGGCAATTCCACCAAGAGCGCCAAGAACATTTTGGTAATGAAGATGTACACAATGCTCCGGACCGTGGTTCGGCGCAAGCGGGTCCGCACCAATTTCACCCGGTCGCCCATAGCCTTCCGCACGGTCTCATCCATCAAATCGGGATTCATGACCAGCGTGCGCTCTTGGCCAGCGTTCGTCCGCAGCACGTCTGCCAGCGTAATGAAGGAGATGGCGTACCGACGGCAAATGCTCAACATCCGTTCGGACAGCGGATGATTGATGCGTCGTTCAATCCCTTCCACCAAGCTAGCAAAGTGGGTTCGGACTTCCTCAGTGATTTTATGGTCTGGATTCCGCCAAGTCGGATACGCCCAGGTGAACAAATGGTACCGCAGGGTTGCTTCGTCAGACTTCAGCAACGCGCGGTGCATGGCCAGGTAGACCAGCACATCCTGCTCTTGACCTGTCGGAACCTCATCCGGAAGCACAATGTTATTCCGCAATGTTCCGTACATCACTTCTACCAATGCATCTTCCCGCGTGGTTGGTGACAAGCGCTCTTCCACATCTGCAGATGCCACGCTCAGAATCCAACCAATGTGCTTCCGGTCTTCCGGGCTGGTCCGGTGCAGCTGCAGGTGGTCAAGGAGCGACAAGTACCGGTCAATGTAGTTCTGGACAATAGGTATGAGCGACTCCGGCAGTTTATCATTGGGTAAGTAGCGCGCGCGGATGAGCTCATGCACCAGGAGCTTCGCATCAATGAGCTTTCGGTTCTCCACCAAGTACCGCCGACGGAGAATCCGCTCAATGGCATTCCGGCGGAGCAAATGCTCTTCCCGGAAATCAATAGAGTTCCGCACTTTTTCGTACACGTAGGCCAGTTTGCTGATGACCTCATTGAGCTTAATCCGTGGCACGCCCGGCAAGGCCTCCAGGTTGGGTAGAGGTTTTTCGTACGAAGTAATGAGTTTTTCTACACTCTGTGGGTAAGAAGCCATAGGGAAACAAAAAAGGCGACTACCTATACTTTACAGGCTGCCAGACTGAATGGGAAGCGGGTGATACGCTGCTCAGGCGGTTTTAAGACCCAATTCCAATTTCTGAATGCGGATTTCAGCATCCCGGAGATGTTACCGCATGACGGTGCATTCCTGATTGAGGTCTGTCTAAATTTTGACAAACCGGTCGACTGACGTTGTGAACGTCTCAAATTTTTGTTCCATAACCAGGAGCTTTCTTTCCTGCGCGACAAGAGTTTCTTTCACAATGAGCAGGTCTTTACCGAGTGTACCCACGGTTACTTGTACAGCCTGAAAGTTCTCACTCATTTCATCAAAACCACGTTTCGCGGAGCCTAAAATATACTCCGCGTGTGCTTCTAAACGTTTGTCTAATTCTTCGAGGGTGAGGGCACTCATGGGCAATCTGTACTGTACTAAGCGGGTTCATTTTTTGTCAATTTAATGTGTCTAGCAGCACAGCTTATGAAAAGTACTTTGATTGCTACACGGGGGTCTCCAGGAACGAACTCTACGACCACCTATACGCCCTACCTACAATTGACAAAAAGGAGATACTTTGCTACGTTAGCCTGAAAATGAAAAGTCCTTCACATTCATCTTCCACACACGCAGAGGAGGAAATCATGCGTAAAGTAATGTTGATGTCTACCCTTTTACTACTCTTCATCCTTGCGATTCCTGTGCAAGTATCGGCTGGCCTGAGGATTGTGGCAAAGGCCTCAGTTGACAGCCAAACTGTTCAGGGAGTATCGACTGCCGTTGCGAACGGCGTGAACAAGAAAAAAATGCTGCTTTGGAAGCAATACCAGGCTCCTTACTCCGGCTACCAAGCGGTTATCACAATGGATGGGAAACGGTATACCATCTACATCTCAAATCGCTCGGGATTACCGGATTCAACCAACCTGGACCTAATCTCAATTTGGGTTCGGCCGGAGGGTACGACCGGGCAAAAAGTACTCACGACCTGGACGGACTACAATTTCGATGGATCGGTTGATTGGGCGCTTGGTCCGCTCGATTGGGGGACATTTGGTTCATCCGAACCACTCGATTTCAGATCAGACACCTCCCTTGTGGTTCTGAATAACAAAGGACCATTTCAATTGCTGCACAACGATACGATCATAAAACTTGCAATGTTTTTCCAAAAGAAGTGAAATTACGATCGTCCCGATTGTACCTAAACACAGAGTCTATTCCTACCAAGGAGTAGACTCTTTTAAAAACTATTATTTCGATTGGTGCACGGGGGTGGCCAATGCCCGCCCGACACGCTCCCGCCTGCGATGACGGGATGTCGGGTAGGTTGCTTGCGCAGCGGGAAAGAACACTTTTTACCTCGCACATTCAGCCATACGCGCACTTGACATGCGTCATTAGGTGTTGTAAGGTGTGCGGTTATTAAGAACCTTGAAAAATCGTTAGCATTTGTCTGCTATCAAGAATAGGAATGGCTCAGCCCAGCACCTTTGCGCTAACTACCATAGAGAAAATTACACCTTGTTATCACCATAAACCCAGATCATCCACGATGTGGAGGAACGGAGTGTTTGTATGCGAGGCTATGTGCGCATCGCAGTAGTCGTCATGGTGGCTCTGACCATCGTCTTTTTATCATCCTTGCCGGCGGCAGCAACTCATTTGACCGAGGCGCAACTCATGGCAGAACCACTCGATACCGGGATGGTTATCCAGTTCGACCAGGTGGAAATGGTTCGATTTGAACCACGCATCTGGTCAGACAGAAGCATTGGTGTCGTTTTTCTCTACACCGATTCAACCACCGAGGACGGAAAGAAAGTTCGCAATGTTTATCGGTATGATATCGATGACACATCGACGGTGTGGGTGATATTTAATATGGATGACAACGAGGTGGGTGATAATACTGCCTCTGTTGGTCTCCATGACGTGAACCGCCCCAATGAGGCTTTCGGACGGAGATCCTCCCCCGAAAAGAGGCTCGTACCAACCCTCTACATTAATTTAACAGATGTAGAAAGGGCAATAAGTCTCTTTCAGAAGTTGCCGGGAGTATTTTTACTTAATTTTAGCGACTAGTTTCAAGAGGCCGTGGAAACACGACCGAAAGCCCTTTGGAATATTTCCCCTGGGCTTTTTTTACACCAAAAAACTCTACCTTTTTTTGGCAGCCGTCCTCGCCCTTCGAGTCCCACATACTTTACTCCAATGACGCACCTAATGCCTGAAAAAGAGTTTTTGATTGGTGCACGGGGGTGGCCAATGGGACTCGAACCCACAACCACTGGTACCACAAACCAGTGCTCTACCATTGAGCTATGGCCACCCCCCTATATCAATCACATGACAAAGGACTTCTCTCAGTGTACCCAGAGGTAGCAGTGTACGCAACGGCTGAGATCGTGTCAACAAAAAAAACCAAGTGCGGTTCTACACTTGGAGCGTCTGTATGAAAATTACTTCGCCTTCCGCCGGAAAATGGTGGTGGTGACGGTCAGGCCGACCACTAAAATAATGCAGCTCCACACCACTGTCCACCCCACGTGGTTGCCCACTGGAGTACCCACTAGCAGAGCGCGGATGGCTTCAATGAGGTGGGTGAGTGGCTGGTTCTCAGCGAAGACGCGCAGCCACGAGGGCATAGTACTCACGGGCACGAACGCGCTGCTCACGAAGGTGAGCGGGAAAATAAGGATGAAGCCAAACTGCTGGACGAACTGGATGGATTTGCCAACCAACGCCACCAGGACGAAGAGCCACGAGAGGGAGTACGAAAAGAACAGCAACAGGGCGATGGCCAGCACCCACTCACTGGGGCTTGCTTCGGGCCGGAAGCCAACAGCCAAACCTGCGCCAACCATCACTGCGGTTGCCAGCAGGTTGCGGAATAAGTCGGCCGTCACGTGTCCCGTGAGCACTGCGCTCTTCACCATGGGCAAAGACCGAAACCGATCCATAATGCCTTTTTCCAAATCAATGGCCACGCTGTAACTAGACATGGTTGAGCCGAACGCTGCCGTCTGCACGAAGATGCCAGCCATGAGGAAGTTGACGTAGCTCACGCCACCCGTATCAATGGCTCCACCAAAGACGTAGCGGAACAGCACCACGAACATAATTGGCTGGATGGTGAGACCCAGCAGCTGCTCCGGGTCTTGCCGGATTTGCAGCAAGCTCCGCTTGACCATGACCCAGCTATCAATGAAGAACCAGGTGAGGCCTGAGTGTTTTTGCTGCGGGATTTTGCTCGCAATAGTTGTAGACATTATGGTTTCT
This Patescibacteria group bacterium DNA region includes the following protein-coding sequences:
- a CDS encoding DUF5666 domain-containing protein; amino-acid sequence: MRKVAAIIGTGAIALATVFGGFTPAQAASEPAAGSITVTGTLTAISGTALPSTLSLLVGATTYTVEVPTTAKILRRYNGTSDLGEFLIGDRVEVRGTALNDAANSINATRVKNWTMQRVGGTFKGTIVTTDCVNNTFTFLPDKRVQQTVYLSSTTKITRGGEVGTCAGLKNGERAKVIGLWRQSSNRIDADRVVVDMKTISGTIASITLTNGGLQATLTLERKVKVHSSSVRASTSDSTETTTETWTVNVTSATKLFRRYMGKATIEEFLVGDKLEVRGTRTATANTLNANVIRNNTLTIKFGDFTGTVKSVDATAQTFVLRVSSKKFGDVTVTTTASTKYVDENGLRTFADVSVGDKVKVLGTYTSNTKKLAATRIFFKEAQSEVTE
- a CDS encoding ABC transporter permease translates to MSTTIASKIPQQKHSGLTWFFIDSWVMVKRSLLQIRQDPEQLLGLTIQPIMFVVLFRYVFGGAIDTGGVSYVNFLMAGIFVQTAAFGSTMSSYSVAIDLEKGIMDRFRSLPMVKSAVLTGHVTADLFRNLLATAVMVGAGLAVGFRPEASPSEWVLAIALLLFFSYSLSWLFVLVALVGKSIQFVQQFGFILIFPLTFVSSAFVPVSTMPSWLRVFAENQPLTHLIEAIRALLVGTPVGNHVGWTVVWSCIILVVGLTVTTTIFRRKAK